The following are from one region of the Paenibacillus bovis genome:
- a CDS encoding YwbE family protein, with translation MNGQTRANIKAGLEVDIVLKQDQRTGKLTRGVVKDILTNSPNHPHGIKVRLTSGQVGRVKNIITPS, from the coding sequence ATGAATGGACAGACACGCGCCAATATCAAGGCAGGACTGGAAGTAGATATCGTACTCAAGCAGGATCAGCGTACCGGCAAGCTGACCCGTGGTGTGGTTAAGGATATCCTGACCAATTCTCCCAACCATCCGCATGGAATCAAGGTTCGACTGACTTCGGGTCAGGTCGGACGGGTAAAGAATATTATTACGCCTTCTTGA